The Pyxidicoccus sp. MSG2 DNA segment GCCGTGTGCCGGGGCGTCCGCCTCGCGGCGCGGAAGGCGGCCCCGCATCCTTGCCCCACCTGGGACGTCCGCTCCGTCCCACCCTCCACGTCCTCCTCGCGGAGACGCCCTCTCAGGGTGTAGCCCTACGCGCCCATCACCTTCACGATGACGCGCTTTCGGCGCTGTCCGTCGAACTCGGCGTAGAACACCTGCTGCCATGGCCCCAGGTCCAGCTTCCCCGCCGTAATCGGGATGATGACCTGGTGGTGCACGAGCATGGACTTGAGGTGGGCGTCGCCGTTGTCCTCGCCGGTGCGGTGGTGGCGGTAGTCGGGACCGAAGGGCGCCAACGTCTGGAGCCACTCCCAGATGTCTTCATGGAGGCCGGACTCGTCGTCGTTGACGAAGACCCCGGCGGTGATGTGCATGGCGGAGACGAGGACCATCCCTTCCTGGATGCCGCTCTTGCGGACCAGCCCCGCCACCGTGTCGGTGAGCCGGACGAGCTCGCGCCGCTCCTTGGTTTCGAACCACAGGTACTCGGTCAGGGTCTTCATGTCGGCGGCCATGGAGCGTCAGAGGGGCCCACTACAGTGACTCACGCCATGCGAGCCATCATCCACGTGGACATGGACGCCTTCTATGCGTCCGTGGAGCAGCGCGACAACCCCGCCCTGCGAGGCAAGCCGATCATTGTCGGCGGGCACGCACAGCGAGGGGTGGTCGTCGCCGCGTCCTATGAGGTCCGTCCCTTCGGGGTGCGCAGCGCCATGCCCATGGCTCGCGCCATGAAGGCCGCGCCCCACGCCATTGTCGTGAAGCCGCGCTTCTCCGCGTACGCCGAGGCCAGCGAGCACGTCTTCGCCATCTTCGAGCGCTACACGCCCCTCATCGAGCCTCTGTCCCTCGACGAGGCCTTCCTCGACGTGACGGCCTCGGTGGGCCTGTTCGGCTCGCCCGCGGACATCGCGCGGCGCATCCGCAAGGAGATTGCCGACGAGCTGTCGCTGCCGGCCTCGGCGGGCATCGCCACGGTGAAGTTCGTGGCGAAGATTGCCTCGGACCTCGCGAAGCCCAACGGCCAGCGCGAGGTACGGCCGGAGGAGACGGTGGGCTTCCTCGCGGCGCTGCCGGTGTCACGGCTGTGGGGCGTGGGGCCCAAGACGGAAGAGGCGCTCAAGCTCGCCGGCCTGCGGACCATCGGCGACGTGGCGGCGAGGGAGCCGGAGTGGCTGGAGGAGCGGCTTGGCTCCAGCGGCCGGCACCTGTGGGAATTGTCCCAGGGCATCGACGTGCGCGAGGTGGTGCCGGACCGCGCCGCCAAGAGCGTGGGCGCGGAGGACACCTTCGAGGAGGACCTCACCGGAGTGGACGCGCTGAAGACGCACGTGCACTCGCAGGCGCTGCGGGTGGGGCGGCGGCTGCGGCGCGCGGGCGTGAAGGGCCGCGTGGTGCAGCTCAAGCTGAAGTTCGCGGACTTCACACTCATCACCCGCCGCACCACGCTGCGCGAGGCCACGGATGACGGGCAGGCCATCTACCGCACGGTGTTGGAGTTGATGGAGCGCTCGCACGAGGGGAAGCCGATTCGCCTCACCGGTGTCAGCGTGCAGCTCGACGAGGTGCCTCCGCAGCTCGGCCTCTTCCCCGCGGCGCCTCCGCGTACCGCGAAGCTGAACGCGGCGCTGGACAAGATTGCGGAGCGCTTCGGCAGCAAGGCGATAACGACGGCGGACATCGCCGGGAGCGAGGCCCCCGCCGACGACGGGCCCCGCTCCGAACGCCCGGTGGACAAACCGAAGCGCTGAATCACCGCCGCTTCGGAGCCCGCGGCCCGCCGGGTGCCGCCAGACGGAGGCCCGGTCGCGTCACGCGGCTCGAGGGCGGTAGATTGAGGCCCTGGTGTGTCCAGGAGCGTGTGAGCGATGAGTGGGGCCGTCGGGGACGAAGCAGCGGGTGCTGCCACCCTGGAGGGCCCACCCGCGCCTCGCCCTCCTTCGCTGGAGGCCCCCGTCTTTCCCGTGCCCGGCTGGGAGCGTTACCAGGGCGTGCGCTTCCTCGGCCAGGGCGGCATGGGTCAGGTCTTCCTCGCCTATGACCCGCGGCTGCGCCGCCATGCCGCCCTCAAGTTCGTGCGGGAAGCAGACAGCGGGCTCACCCGGCGCGTCCTCTCCGAGGCCCGCGCCCAGGCCCGTGTCGAGCACGAGCGGGTCTGCCAGGTGTACGAAGTGGGAGAGGTCCAGGGGCGCGCCTTCATCGCCATGCAGTACGTAGACGGCGTCCCGCTGAACCAGCTCGCGGGCCAGCTCACCTTGGAGCAGGCGGCCCTCCTGCTCCGGGACGCCGCCGAGGGCGTCCACGCCGCCCACCGGGCCGGCCTCATCCACCGGGACCTCAAGCCCGGCAACATCCTCGTCGAGCGCACCGAGGATGGCCGCCTCAAGCCCTATGTCATGGACTTCGGACTGGCGCGCGACTGGAAGGCGCCGGGCCTCACCGCCACCGGCGAGGTGCTCGGCACCCCTCACTACATGGCGCCCGAGCAGGCGCGCGGCGAGGTGTCCCGGTTGGATCGGCGCGCGGATGTCTACAGCCTTGGCGCCACGCTCTACACCCTCCTGACGGGCCAACCTCCCATCCCGGGCGACAACGGACTGGAGGTGCTCAGCAACATCGCGACGGTCGAGCCCCGCCCGCCACGCGCGCTCAACCCCGCCCTGCCGGTGGACCTGGAGGCCATCGTCCTCAAGTGCCTGGAGAAGGAGCGCGCGGCCCGCTACGACTCGGCGCGCGCCCTGGCGGAGGACCTGGACCGCTTCATCAGCGGCGAGCCCGTGCGGGCGCGCCCTTCCGGCCCGGGTCAACGGCTGCGCAAGGCGCTGCGCAAGCACCGCATCGTGGTGGGCGTGGCGGCCGCGGCCCTGCTCGCCGTGGCGCTCGCCGCCGTCCAGGTCGTCCTCACGCGGCAGGAGGCCAGCCGCCGCGAGCGCCTCTCGCGCCAGTTCACCGAGCGCGTCGAGCGCATCGAAGCCCTGGCTCGCTACTCGGGCCTGTCCCAGCTCCACGACACCCGCGCCGACCGCGAGGCCCTGCGCGGCCACATGCGCGCGCTGGAGGCCGAGATTCACGAGGCCGGCGCGCTGGCCGTGGGCCCCGGCCACTACGCGCTGGGACGTGGCGCGCTGGCGCTCGGCGACGAGGCCCTGGCGCGCGAGCACCTGGAGGCCGCGTGGAGCCAGGGCTTCCGCGAGCCCCGCGTCGCCTGGTCCCTGGCCCTGGTAATGGGTCACCTGTACCAGGAGCAACTCCTGGAGGCGGAGCGGCTGCGCGCCCCGGCGCAGCGCGAGGCGCGCAAGCAGGACGTCCAGCGCCTGTACCGCGCGCCCGCGCTGGAGTGGCTGCGCCAGAGCCAGGGCGCCGACGTGCCCTCCCCCGAGTACGTGGCGGCGCTGCTGGCCTTCTACGAGGACCGGCTGGACGAGGCCCTCGCCCGGCTCGACGCGATGAGGGACCGCCTCCCCTGGTTCCACGAGGCGCCCCTGCTCCGGGGCGACATCCTCCAGGCCCGCGCCACCCGGCGCTGGAACCAGGGCGACCGCGTGGGTGCGCTGGCCGACTTCGAGGCCGGCCGCCGCGCCTGCACCGCCGCCGCCGCCACCGGCGAAAGCGTGCCCGAGGTCCACCGCTCGCTGGCGAGGCTCGAGTACACCGCGATGGTGATGGAGCTCTACAGCCAGGGCGACGTCCTGCCCCCCTTCACCCGCGGACTGGAGGCCGTCGCCCGCGCGCTCCAGGCGGACCCGGACTTCGGGCTCGCGCGAGTGCTGGAGGCGCGCTTCCACAACCGGCTGGCGGAGTACCGCATGGGCCGGGGCGGTGACGTGGAGGAGCCCCTCGAGAAGGCCCTCTCGGCCGCGCGCGCCGCCATGCGCCTCGTGCCCGAACCGCCCCGGGCCCGCATGGAGCAGGTCCAGAGTCTCTGGCGCCGCGCCCGCGCCCTCCAGGCCCGGGCCCTGGACCCCAGCGCTCCGCTCCGCCAGGCCGTGGTGCTGCTGGAGTCCATCCCCCCGAAGGACCAGGACTACGAGTTCCACGCCACCCGGGGCCTCGTCTTCAAGATCCAGGCGGACTACGAGGACGAGCAGGGCGAGGACTCGCGCGCCCATCGCGGCGAGGCCATCGCGGCCTACCGCGAGGCCATCCGGCTCGACGCACGGCTGCCGGACGCGTGGATAAACCTGGGCATCGCGTACCTCACCCGGGCCACCCGGCCGCGCGCCGGGGCGCCCCTGGAGGACCTGGAGCAGGCGAGGGCCGCGCTCGACACCTCGCGCGAGCTCAACCCGCGCAACTACGTGCCCTGCTTCCTGGGAGGCACGTTGCACCTGGAGCTCGCCCAGCGGCGCCGAGACCAGGGCGGGGACGCCGGGCCGGACCTGGCCACCGCCCTGCGGTTCTTCGACGACGGCCTGCGCATCAACGACCGGATTGCCCAGCTCCACAACGGCCGGAGCGCGGTGCTCCTCGAGCAGGCGCGGGAGGCGTGGGATTCCGGCCACGCGCCCTACCCTTCACTCGAGCAGGCCGTGCTGGCCGCGCGTCAGGCCATCGAAGTGGCGCCCCAGCAGGGCTTCGGCCACCACAACCTCGGTGAAGCCCTCGCCGAGCGCGCCACCTTCCTCGCGCGCTCCGGAGGAGACCCACGCCCCGACCTCCAGGCGGCCGAGACGGCCTACCAGCAGGCCAGCGCGCTGCTCCCGGGCGGCGCGCACTACCCGGCCAGCCTGGCCCGCGTCCATGTCCGGCGCGCTGCCTTCGAGCTGGAGCACGCGCGGGAGCCGCGCAAGAGCCTCGACCGGGCCGATGCGGCCCTGCGCCAGGCCTTCGAGCGTGGCCCCCGGGAGCCCCTGGCCTGGCTCGCCCAGGGCGAGGCGCGGGGGCTGCGGGCCCGCTGGCTCGCGCGCCAGCATCCGGCGCATGCCGGGGACTTCGAGCAAGCCGCCCACGCCTTCGAGAAGGCGCTCGAGCTGGAGCCCCAGCGCCTGGACTACCGCGTCGCCTTCGGCCACTTCTGCCGCGAGTGGGCCGTGTGGCTGAAACAGGCCGCGCTGGAGCCGCGCCCCGCCCTGGAGCGCGGCCTCGCGCTGGCGGACGAGGTGCTGGCCGCGCGCCCCCGCTGGGCGGACGCGCTGCTGCTGCGCGCGAGCCTGCGTGAAGAAGCCGGGCTCACACGCGAGGCCCGCGAGGACCGCGAGCGGGCCCTCGCGCTGAACCCCCGACTCACGGCGACGCACCCGCTTCAGGGCCAGGGCCCGTTGCCACCTCCAGCGTCCCCGTCCTCGAGTCGTGGGGCATCTCGGGACACCCCTCCGCAGCCTTGATGGTGAAGACGCCCTCCGTCTTGAAGACCCGGTCGGTCTTCCCTTCGCGAGGCAACAACAGGCCGAAGTACGGCTCGGGTCCATGGACGGTGACGAGGGTCTCCTCTTCGCACAGGTTGATGAACCGGACCGTGCCCCCCACCTCGAGGCACCGGGACGGAATGAAGACGATGCCCTTTCCGCTGAAGTCGATGACCACCTCGTGGTGATAGCTCTTGCACCGGGTGGGCGCCGGGTCGGGCGGTAGCGGCTCCTCCGCGGCCTCTGACGTCGCGCCCACCACGAACCCGGCGAACGACAGCCCCAGCAGCAGTCCCGTCACCAGCAAGCGCGCCAGGGCCTGCCTCACACCGCGTTGCGACACCTCGGACGCATGACTCCGCAGCTCGGCTCTCTGATTCATCGCGTTGGCTCCCACGTCGGACTCGGGCATGAACACCGGATATCCCAGAAGTCCAACGCTCCGCGCCAGCAGAGGCCTCCCGGCCCCGGTTGCCCCTAGACGAGGCCGAGCTCCTTCACGCGACGCCCCAGCGCGCGCTTCGACACCTGGAGGCGCCGGGTCATCGCATCCAGGTCCCCCTGGGACTCGTGGAAGCAGCGGGTGATTTCCTCGGCGCTCAGCTCCCCGGCGGTCCGCAGGTTCGGGCTCCTGTCTATCAAGGTGTAGATGGAGGACCGGTGGATGCGGAGCTGGTCGGCGGCGGCCTGGAAGTCCCAGTCGTTCTCATGAAGTGCGGCCAGCAGCTCCGCCTCGGAAATCCCGGAGGGCTTGCGGCGGGGCGCGGCGGGGGCCTCGGCCGGCGGGGCGGCGGCGACGGGGCGGCCCGGGGGCGCCGGCTTCGCCAGGGACAGCTCCTGCTCGAGCTGGGTGTCGAGCCGCAGGCACGGCTGGCCACGGTTGCCGATGACGAGCTGCCGCACGACGTTGCGCAGCTCGCGGATGTTGCCTGACCACGGGTGGCCCACCAGGCGCGCGGCCAGCGCCGGCGGGAGCCAGGGCTCGGCATAGGGCTCCGCGGGCTTCAGCCGTCCGGCCTCTCCCAGCGCCTCCAGCTCCGCGCGAGCGAAGTGGTGGAACAGCAGCCCGATGTCCTCCCGCCGCTCCCGCAGCGGCGGCACGCGGATGGAGTAGCCGGCCAGCCGGTGCAGCAGCGGCGCCTTGAAGCGCCCCGCTTGGATCTGCTCCTCCAGGTGCGCATCCGTCGCGGCGACGAGCCGCACGTCGACGGCGACGGGAGTGCGCTCGCCCACGGGGTAGAGCTGCCCCGTCTCCAGCACCCGCAGCAGCATCACCTGCACCTCGGGGGGCGCCTCGCCCACCTCGTCCAGGAACAGCGTTCCCCCATGGGCGGCCTGGAAGAAGCCGGGCTCGTCCCGCACCGCGCCGGTGAAGGCCCCCTTGCGCGCGCCAAACAGCTCCGCGGCGGCCAGCTCACGGGGGATGGCGCCCAGGTTCACACTGACGAACGGCCTGTCCTTGCGCGGGCCGTGCCGGTGGATGGCCTGGGCGATGAGCTCCTTGCCCGAGCCCGTCTCTCCTCGGATGAGCACCGGCACGTCCAGGTCCGCCACCCGGCGGATGTGCTGGCGCACGCGCTGGAGCCCCACGCTGCTGCCCACCATGCCCAGTGCGTCCTCGGCCTGCTTCGCCGCGGCGTCCGCCAGGTGCAGCACCAGCAGCACGCGCCCGGCCAGCTCCAGTGGCACGCCCTCGGCCACCTCCTGGGCCGTCAGCTCCCACGGCTCGCGCAACACCTCGCCGCCGACGGCCACGCGGCCTCCTTCGCTCGGCTCCAGCCGGACGCCGCCCTCCGCCGCGCCCGGCGCGAAGACGAGCGGCTTGCGGCTCAGGAAGGGGTCGGCCAGGTGCAGGCCCAATGCCCCCCCGGGCCGCAGGAAGTCCGGTTCGTTGCGGGACAGGTGCACCGGGCGGCCCGCGGTCAGCGACTCCAGCAACAGCCGCTCACCGACGCGATGGGCCTGCGGGTGCGCGGCGATGGTCAGTGCCGGGACGAGCCGGGAGCCCTCCGTGGTGAGCGGGCTTCGCGAGGCATCGGCCGTGGAGTGGTCCCACGCCGGGGGACGGGGCTGGGAGGACACGGCCCGAAGCAAAGCAGACTTCCAGCGTCACTTCCACGCGTCGGAACTCCGTTTTCACGCGTGAAAACAGCCCGCCGCCCCGGCCCGGGAGGACGGCCTCCTGTGAACGGGCCGTGGCACGCCGGCTGCTCTGGGCCCCGTCACGCGGTCGCGGCTCGCCGGCATCTCGCCGGCCACCAGCGCTCGTGCGTCCCCCCACGACATGGCCCTTTCACGAACGTTCATACGCCCCTGGCTCTCATGCCTCGCGGGCGCCGCGCTCCTCGGCGCGTGCTCGACGGAAGCCCCCACCGACACCCCGCCACCCGACGACACCCCCGTCGCCAGCGTGCGGGAAGCAGTGAGCACCCTCCCCAACCTCGCGCTCGGCAAACCGACGACGCAGTCGAGCATCTACCCGGGCGGCGGCGGCGAGGCGGCGCTCGCGGTGGACGGCATCACCAACGGTGACTGGAGCGCAGGCTCCGTCACCCACTCCGACTACGAGGCCCATCCCTGGTGGCAGGTCGACCTCCAGGGCACGTACGCCCTCTCCACCGTGGTCCTCTACAACCGCACCGACTGCTGCTCGGACCGGCTCCAGTACGTCTGGGTGCGCGTCTCCGAGGACGGGACGAACTGGCAGGACATCCCCCCCGCGCCGGGCACCGCGCCGACGCAGACCACCGTCACCATCAACCGCCCGGCGAGGTACGTCCGCGTACAGCTCCACAGCACCACTGCCACGGCCCTGAGCCTCGCCGAGGTCCAGGTCTTCCAGTCCTTCAACCTCGCGCTCGGCAAGCCGACGACGCAGTCGAGCGTCTACCCGGGCGTCGGCGGCGCGGCAGCGCTCGCGGTGGACGGCTCCACCAACGGTGACTGGAGCGCAGGCTCCGTCACCCACACCAACCACCAGGCCCAGCCCTGGTGGCAGGTCGACCTCCAGGGCGCGCAACCCATCTCCACCGTGGTCCTCCACAACCGCACCGACTGCTGCTCGGACCGGCTCCAGAACTTCCGGGTGCGTGTCTCCGAGGACGGGACGAGCTGGCAGGACTTCCCCTACACGGGCACCGCGCCAACGCAGACCCCCTTCACCATCAACCGCCCGGCGAGGTACGTCCGCGTACAGCTCGACGGCACCAACGCCCTGAGCCTCGCCGAGGTCCAGGTCTTCGCTCCCCAATCGCCCGGGACGGCGGCCCGCGTGGGCAACGTCGTGTATGGCCACTGGAGCAGCTCCGGCGGACGGTCCCCGTCCAGCCCGGCCAACCGGAAGCTCCTCGTGGACGTCTCCGGACCGAGCGAAGAGGTGACGTTCCAGCTCACCTCGTCCGCCAATGCCTATCTCTACCTGCTGGACGCGAACGACAACGTGCTCGCGGAGGATGACAACGGTGGAGGAGGCACCCACGCGCGGCTCACCCGTATGCTTCCGGAGGGAACCTACAAGCTGGTCGCGGCGACCCGCGACCCCGGCCAGAGCGCCGAGTTCACGGTCAGCGCGGACAGGGCCCTGCTGCGCTTCCCACAGCGCCTCCTCGTCCAGGCGACGAACCAGTTCGAGTGGATCTACAGCGACATCAATTCGGGAGCCAAAGACGCCGTGACCGTCTACCGCGCGAAGCTCGACCCGCATCCGGGCTACTACTCGCTCGGAGACGTGGCCATGCCCGGCCATGGCAACGCGCCCTGGATGACCTTCGTGGTGTCCGGCGAGGGGAATCTGCTCGCGCCTCCGACCGACTACCAGTGGATCTGGAACAACGAGGGCTCACCGGGAACCTACAGGGTTTCCTTCTGGGACCCCGTGCCTCCGGCGGGCTACACCTGCCTGGGCACCGTCACGACGCCGGGCTACGAAAAGCCCTCCACCCAGCTCATCCGGTGCGTGAAGAGCGAGTACGTGCTCCCGGGCACCTCCACCTATGTCTGGGACGACGCGGGCTCTCACGCGAAATACAACGTGAACCTGTCGCAGGTGGACCCCAAGGAGCACCGGGGCCTGAGCCTGTCCACCTTCAAGGGCCAGCAACACTACGGCCCTTCCGACCTCAGCCGCTTCTGGGTCCTCAACAAGAGCGCCACCGCCAACCCGGAGCTGCGGGGGCTGCCCGTGGACGGGCAGACGGCAATCCAGTTCGCGCCCCGCATCTGGCTGGACGGGGCGGAGTCCTACTTCCCCTCCTCGGTCGAGTACTTCCTGGCCAACGTGCGCGACAGGGACGGCTACCTGGTCACCAAGGAGCACCTGGATTGTGACTCCTGCACGAACCCGCCGTTCCTCAAGGGCCAGAATCCGGAACAGAAGCACGTGCCGCTCTATGTGGAGGTCGTCCACCGCACGCAAGGAGACAAGCCCACGAACATCACCGACCTCATCTACTGGACCGTCTACCCGTACAACAATGGCAAGCGGGTGTGTCTCGGCTTGTACGATTACTGGATTGGATGCATGGGCGAGTACTCCACCTTCGGCAACCACGTGGGAGACCTGGAGCACATGACGCTGCGGCTCATCGATGGCCGGCCGCACCAGGTGTTCCTGAGCCAGCACTCGGGAGGGCAGACGCTGCTCTACGGCTCCAAGTGGCTGACCCTCCTGGGCTGGAACCCGGAGCTCTACGCGGCGCTGGGCTCGCATGGCCTCTACCCGGAGCCGGGCCGGCACACCTACAGGGAGCTCGTCAACGGGGACTCCCTCTTCGACGATACCAGCCGCGGAATCCGCTGGGACGGGTGGGTGCAGCCGGTCGTCTTCCCCTGGCAGGAGCCGGGCACGTACACCGGCAGCCTGGCCTGGCTCAACATCACGAGCCGATGGGGCAACCCCAAGTCGGGCTGTGTAATCTCCGAGCGCTGGACCGGCGAGTGCGTGCTCAACTCCGGGCCGGAAGCGCCCATGATGAGGGACTTCGCGCATCCACCGGCCCTGATGCTGGAGTGAAGGAGCTGACGCCCGCACTCCCAGGGAACGAGGCGTGCGGGCGGCGGGGCCTGGACGTCAGTCCGCCGCCGGCACCATGTCCGGCGGCGGGGGCTTCTGAAGGGCCTCTTCGCGGGCCATCAGCACCACGCCAACCAGGGCCATGCCTCCACCGAGGAGCTGCACCTGGTCGGGTGTCTCGCTCAGCAGCAGCACGGCCCACAGCGTGGCCAGCACCGGCTCGCCGAGGGCCGCCACCGAGACGAAGGGCGCGGACAGGTGGCGCACGGAGGCGTTGAGCATCGAGTGGCCGATGAGCTGCGGCACCACGGCCAGCCCCACGAGCACCCACCAGGTGCGCGGCGTGAAGCCCGTGAGCGGCGAGTCCACGAAGGCGTGCGTCACCATCAGCGCCACCGCGGCCACCGAGTACACGACGCCCACGTACGTCCCCAGGGACATCGCCTCGCGCACGCGCCGGCCGATGACGAAGTACGCCGCGGCCAGAATCGCGCCCAGCACCGCGAGCATGTCGCCCCAGAGTGACTGTCCTCCCAGCGCGAAGTCCCGCGCGCCGATGAGCACGCTGCCCGCGAGGCACAGGCCGATGGCGCCGAGCCCACGCGGGCCCACGCGCTCGGACAGGGACATCCAGGCGAACAACATCACCCAGACGGGCGTCGTGGTGACGAGCGCCACCGAGCTGGCCACGGTGGTGTACTGCAGGGACGCAATCCACGTCGCGAAGTGCAGCGCCAGGGCCAGCCCGGACAGCACCAGCCAGCCCCACGTGCGTGCGTTGAGCGCGGCCAGCTCGGCGCGGCCTCGCAGCAGCGCCAGGAGCAGCAGCGGAACGGAAGCGAAGGTGAGACGCCACGCGGAGATGGCCAGGGACGGCGCCTCCGCGAAGCGGATGAGCGGAGCGGCCCAGGACACGGCCACCACGCCCAGCACCAGCCCTCCGTAGACCCGGGCCCGTGAAGGGCTCGGAGTCCTCGGAGTCGGAAGGCTCAAGCGTCGCCCGCGTCGGAGCCCGACGCGGACGAACCGGAGGAAGCCCCCTCACCGGAGGCCCCGCCCCCGGAGGGACGACGGCGGCGACGGCGGCGACGGCGCTTGCGCTGGCCTCCGGCGTCGGAGCCCTCGCTGTCGGCGGCATCCGCGCGGGGCGGCGGCACCTCGCCGGACTTCCACGCGTCCAGCTGCTCACGCCCCTCGCTGGTGGCCTCCACCGTCATCTCGAA contains these protein-coding regions:
- a CDS encoding secondary thiamine-phosphate synthase enzyme YjbQ translates to MKTLTEYLWFETKERRELVRLTDTVAGLVRKSGIQEGMVLVSAMHITAGVFVNDDESGLHEDIWEWLQTLAPFGPDYRHHRTGEDNGDAHLKSMLVHHQVIIPITAGKLDLGPWQQVFYAEFDGQRRKRVIVKVMGA
- the dinB gene encoding DNA polymerase IV, whose product is MRAIIHVDMDAFYASVEQRDNPALRGKPIIVGGHAQRGVVVAASYEVRPFGVRSAMPMARAMKAAPHAIVVKPRFSAYAEASEHVFAIFERYTPLIEPLSLDEAFLDVTASVGLFGSPADIARRIRKEIADELSLPASAGIATVKFVAKIASDLAKPNGQREVRPEETVGFLAALPVSRLWGVGPKTEEALKLAGLRTIGDVAAREPEWLEERLGSSGRHLWELSQGIDVREVVPDRAAKSVGAEDTFEEDLTGVDALKTHVHSQALRVGRRLRRAGVKGRVVQLKLKFADFTLITRRTTLREATDDGQAIYRTVLELMERSHEGKPIRLTGVSVQLDEVPPQLGLFPAAPPRTAKLNAALDKIAERFGSKAITTADIAGSEAPADDGPRSERPVDKPKR
- a CDS encoding serine/threonine-protein kinase; protein product: MSGAVGDEAAGAATLEGPPAPRPPSLEAPVFPVPGWERYQGVRFLGQGGMGQVFLAYDPRLRRHAALKFVREADSGLTRRVLSEARAQARVEHERVCQVYEVGEVQGRAFIAMQYVDGVPLNQLAGQLTLEQAALLLRDAAEGVHAAHRAGLIHRDLKPGNILVERTEDGRLKPYVMDFGLARDWKAPGLTATGEVLGTPHYMAPEQARGEVSRLDRRADVYSLGATLYTLLTGQPPIPGDNGLEVLSNIATVEPRPPRALNPALPVDLEAIVLKCLEKERAARYDSARALAEDLDRFISGEPVRARPSGPGQRLRKALRKHRIVVGVAAAALLAVALAAVQVVLTRQEASRRERLSRQFTERVERIEALARYSGLSQLHDTRADREALRGHMRALEAEIHEAGALAVGPGHYALGRGALALGDEALAREHLEAAWSQGFREPRVAWSLALVMGHLYQEQLLEAERLRAPAQREARKQDVQRLYRAPALEWLRQSQGADVPSPEYVAALLAFYEDRLDEALARLDAMRDRLPWFHEAPLLRGDILQARATRRWNQGDRVGALADFEAGRRACTAAAATGESVPEVHRSLARLEYTAMVMELYSQGDVLPPFTRGLEAVARALQADPDFGLARVLEARFHNRLAEYRMGRGGDVEEPLEKALSAARAAMRLVPEPPRARMEQVQSLWRRARALQARALDPSAPLRQAVVLLESIPPKDQDYEFHATRGLVFKIQADYEDEQGEDSRAHRGEAIAAYREAIRLDARLPDAWINLGIAYLTRATRPRAGAPLEDLEQARAALDTSRELNPRNYVPCFLGGTLHLELAQRRRDQGGDAGPDLATALRFFDDGLRINDRIAQLHNGRSAVLLEQAREAWDSGHAPYPSLEQAVLAARQAIEVAPQQGFGHHNLGEALAERATFLARSGGDPRPDLQAAETAYQQASALLPGGAHYPASLARVHVRRAAFELEHAREPRKSLDRADAALRQAFERGPREPLAWLAQGEARGLRARWLARQHPAHAGDFEQAAHAFEKALELEPQRLDYRVAFGHFCREWAVWLKQAALEPRPALERGLALADEVLAARPRWADALLLRASLREEAGLTREAREDRERALALNPRLTATHPLQGQGPLPPPASPSSSRGASRDTPPQP
- a CDS encoding cupredoxin domain-containing protein, with product MNQRAELRSHASEVSQRGVRQALARLLVTGLLLGLSFAGFVVGATSEAAEEPLPPDPAPTRCKSYHHEVVIDFSGKGIVFIPSRCLEVGGTVRFINLCEEETLVTVHGPEPYFGLLLPREGKTDRVFKTEGVFTIKAAEGCPEMPHDSRTGTLEVATGPGPEAGASP
- a CDS encoding sigma-54 dependent transcriptional regulator; translated protein: MSSQPRPPAWDHSTADASRSPLTTEGSRLVPALTIAAHPQAHRVGERLLLESLTAGRPVHLSRNEPDFLRPGGALGLHLADPFLSRKPLVFAPGAAEGGVRLEPSEGGRVAVGGEVLREPWELTAQEVAEGVPLELAGRVLLVLHLADAAAKQAEDALGMVGSSVGLQRVRQHIRRVADLDVPVLIRGETGSGKELIAQAIHRHGPRKDRPFVSVNLGAIPRELAAAELFGARKGAFTGAVRDEPGFFQAAHGGTLFLDEVGEAPPEVQVMLLRVLETGQLYPVGERTPVAVDVRLVAATDAHLEEQIQAGRFKAPLLHRLAGYSIRVPPLRERREDIGLLFHHFARAELEALGEAGRLKPAEPYAEPWLPPALAARLVGHPWSGNIRELRNVVRQLVIGNRGQPCLRLDTQLEQELSLAKPAPPGRPVAAAPPAEAPAAPRRKPSGISEAELLAALHENDWDFQAAADQLRIHRSSIYTLIDRSPNLRTAGELSAEEITRCFHESQGDLDAMTRRLQVSKRALGRRVKELGLV
- a CDS encoding discoidin domain-containing protein encodes the protein MSTLPNLALGKPTTQSSIYPGGGGEAALAVDGITNGDWSAGSVTHSDYEAHPWWQVDLQGTYALSTVVLYNRTDCCSDRLQYVWVRVSEDGTNWQDIPPAPGTAPTQTTVTINRPARYVRVQLHSTTATALSLAEVQVFQSFNLALGKPTTQSSVYPGVGGAAALAVDGSTNGDWSAGSVTHTNHQAQPWWQVDLQGAQPISTVVLHNRTDCCSDRLQNFRVRVSEDGTSWQDFPYTGTAPTQTPFTINRPARYVRVQLDGTNALSLAEVQVFAPQSPGTAARVGNVVYGHWSSSGGRSPSSPANRKLLVDVSGPSEEVTFQLTSSANAYLYLLDANDNVLAEDDNGGGGTHARLTRMLPEGTYKLVAATRDPGQSAEFTVSADRALLRFPQRLLVQATNQFEWIYSDINSGAKDAVTVYRAKLDPHPGYYSLGDVAMPGHGNAPWMTFVVSGEGNLLAPPTDYQWIWNNEGSPGTYRVSFWDPVPPAGYTCLGTVTTPGYEKPSTQLIRCVKSEYVLPGTSTYVWDDAGSHAKYNVNLSQVDPKEHRGLSLSTFKGQQHYGPSDLSRFWVLNKSATANPELRGLPVDGQTAIQFAPRIWLDGAESYFPSSVEYFLANVRDRDGYLVTKEHLDCDSCTNPPFLKGQNPEQKHVPLYVEVVHRTQGDKPTNITDLIYWTVYPYNNGKRVCLGLYDYWIGCMGEYSTFGNHVGDLEHMTLRLIDGRPHQVFLSQHSGGQTLLYGSKWLTLLGWNPELYAALGSHGLYPEPGRHTYRELVNGDSLFDDTSRGIRWDGWVQPVVFPWQEPGTYTGSLAWLNITSRWGNPKSGCVISERWTGECVLNSGPEAPMMRDFAHPPALMLE
- a CDS encoding DMT family transporter codes for the protein MSLPTPRTPSPSRARVYGGLVLGVVAVSWAAPLIRFAEAPSLAISAWRLTFASVPLLLLALLRGRAELAALNARTWGWLVLSGLALALHFATWIASLQYTTVASSVALVTTTPVWVMLFAWMSLSERVGPRGLGAIGLCLAGSVLIGARDFALGGQSLWGDMLAVLGAILAAAYFVIGRRVREAMSLGTYVGVVYSVAAVALMVTHAFVDSPLTGFTPRTWWVLVGLAVVPQLIGHSMLNASVRHLSAPFVSVAALGEPVLATLWAVLLLSETPDQVQLLGGGMALVGVVLMAREEALQKPPPPDMVPAAD